A single genomic interval of Sphingobium sp. EM0848 harbors:
- a CDS encoding LysR family transcriptional regulator, giving the protein MTGSASRSTAVRDVNLSGLDLNLLVVFDMILIEQSVSRAAERLHLTQSAVSHALSRLRLLLHDPLFVRTPQGMQPTAHAEALAGPVAAVLRDIRTLLVPSAQFDPATSTQRFTLGMTDYVAAVVMPALARRMTAGAPHVRLVVQPSNARSCGQMIENGGIDLYVGSEPPHPPNFLASSPLYADEAVCVARAGHPALSGGLSRDDFLHCAHLHISPFGALGAIDQALASQRVTRRIAMTIGDFLVAPSIIEQSDLIAVLPRRIAEPMLARYALAMTESPFDFGAFPIRQTWHRRFDKDPGLNWLKSEIEAACSR; this is encoded by the coding sequence ATGACGGGATCGGCATCTCGATCAACGGCCGTGCGCGACGTCAATCTTTCCGGCCTGGACCTCAATCTGCTGGTCGTTTTCGACATGATCCTGATCGAACAGAGCGTGTCGCGCGCCGCCGAGCGGCTGCATCTGACCCAGTCGGCGGTCAGCCATGCGCTGTCCCGGTTGCGGTTATTGCTGCACGATCCGCTGTTCGTGCGAACGCCGCAGGGCATGCAGCCGACTGCGCATGCCGAGGCTCTGGCGGGGCCGGTGGCTGCTGTCCTTCGGGACATTCGGACCTTGCTGGTCCCCAGCGCGCAATTCGATCCGGCGACTTCCACCCAGCGCTTCACACTGGGCATGACCGACTATGTCGCGGCGGTGGTGATGCCTGCCCTGGCGCGTCGGATGACAGCGGGTGCGCCGCATGTTCGACTGGTGGTGCAGCCATCGAACGCCCGCAGCTGCGGACAGATGATCGAAAATGGCGGGATCGATCTTTATGTGGGCAGCGAACCGCCCCATCCGCCTAATTTTCTGGCGTCCTCCCCGCTGTACGCCGACGAGGCGGTCTGTGTGGCACGCGCGGGACATCCGGCCCTCTCTGGTGGACTGTCGCGCGACGATTTCCTGCACTGCGCGCATCTCCACATCTCGCCCTTCGGCGCGTTGGGGGCGATAGATCAGGCGCTGGCAAGCCAGCGCGTGACACGACGCATTGCCATGACGATAGGCGATTTTCTGGTCGCTCCCTCGATCATCGAACAGAGTGATCTGATCGCGGTCTTACCCCGGCGGATCGCCGAACCGATGTTGGCGCGTTACGCGCTGGCGATGACCGAATCCCCGTTCGATTTCGGCGCCTTTCCGATCAGGCAGACCTGGCATCGGCGCTTCGACAAGGACCCGGGGCTGAACTGGCTGAAAAGCGAAATAGAAGCGGCGTGCAGCCGATAG
- a CDS encoding FadR/GntR family transcriptional regulator has protein sequence MGKLSAQIARSISEQIAKAGWPVGEIIATEAELIRNFSVSRAVLREALGLIELHGIGTMKAGKGGGLLVTAPAYEANVGELAAFLEVSDVRIHDLIEVWQLLEAKAVELAILHLDEEGTDQIAAFRENFAAPFGDVVEESTKFRQFWALIAKLSRNPILMTLIDAFQLSLSGLSVARLHQPENLAHHLHQSRGTKRAIIDGILSCDSFTALTALRQDFLNQYRAVERSQIATMSRIATDDARGDRKLPRWIAFKISRQIAELGLQPGDSMGSESALLLQFGVSRSVLREAIRMLEAHSVVETRRGKGGGLRVALPDPGPASAAAVRFLMTLPITREHVFEIRYALEIRAAGMAAKNEAHIQAAHETHNSAALFQAIIESSGNNVMIFVSGIIHQILSELDAQPTSDYLQDYEKIIGSICEGDAAGARRQMKFHLDRSSRHL, from the coding sequence ATGGGGAAGCTCAGCGCTCAGATTGCGCGATCAATCAGCGAACAGATTGCGAAGGCTGGCTGGCCGGTTGGGGAAATCATCGCCACCGAGGCTGAACTGATCCGCAATTTTAGCGTCAGTCGTGCCGTGCTGCGCGAGGCGCTCGGCCTGATCGAGCTGCATGGTATCGGCACCATGAAGGCGGGCAAAGGCGGGGGGCTGCTCGTCACGGCCCCGGCCTATGAAGCCAATGTCGGGGAGTTGGCTGCCTTTCTGGAAGTGTCCGATGTCCGCATCCACGACCTGATCGAGGTCTGGCAGCTTTTGGAAGCCAAAGCCGTCGAACTGGCCATCCTGCATCTGGATGAGGAAGGCACCGATCAGATCGCCGCGTTCCGGGAGAATTTCGCGGCGCCTTTTGGCGATGTTGTGGAAGAATCCACGAAATTCAGACAATTTTGGGCGCTGATCGCAAAATTGTCACGCAACCCGATACTGATGACGTTGATCGATGCATTTCAGCTTTCCCTGTCGGGTTTGAGTGTCGCTCGACTCCATCAGCCGGAAAATCTCGCGCACCATCTCCACCAGTCGCGAGGAACCAAGCGTGCCATCATTGATGGCATCCTATCCTGCGACAGCTTCACGGCGTTGACTGCGCTGCGGCAGGATTTCCTCAACCAATATCGTGCGGTCGAGCGGTCGCAAATCGCCACGATGAGCCGGATCGCGACGGACGATGCCCGCGGCGACCGCAAATTGCCGCGATGGATCGCTTTCAAGATCAGTCGGCAGATTGCGGAACTCGGCCTGCAACCCGGCGATTCCATGGGTTCGGAATCCGCACTCCTCCTGCAATTTGGCGTGAGTCGCTCCGTGCTGCGCGAAGCCATACGCATGTTGGAAGCGCATTCTGTCGTCGAAACCCGGCGGGGCAAAGGTGGGGGTCTGCGTGTCGCGCTGCCTGATCCCGGCCCTGCCTCTGCCGCTGCGGTCCGTTTCCTCATGACGCTCCCGATCACGCGCGAGCATGTCTTTGAAATCCGCTATGCGCTGGAGATTCGCGCGGCCGGGATGGCGGCGAAGAATGAGGCACACATCCAGGCTGCCCATGAGACGCACAACTCAGCTGCGCTGTTTCAAGCCATCATCGAAAGCTCAGGCAATAATGTGATGATTTTCGTCTCAGGGATCATCCATCAGATTTTATCGGAATTGGATGCCCAGCCCACTTCGGACTATTTACAGGACTATGAAAAGATCATCGGATCGATTTGCGAGGGCGACGCGGCGGGCGCCCGACGGCAGATGAAATTCCATCTCGACCGTTCATCGCGGCATTTGTGA
- a CDS encoding MFS transporter, translating to MASSGSVADKLFSADMAPAQTGGYAWFVAGMLSIAYLLSILDRYLLSVLMEDVKRGLMLSDTQLGMLQGPAFVMMFLIASVPFGRLADIANRKLTVTGGLVCWSLATIGCGLSRSFAELMAARLMVGLGEAALIPCAMSMITACFSRDRLSRGVSIFSMGGSFGRAVAFGGGGMLLAWFVANGGLRVAGVRTLDPWNSVFMTAGLAGLGFSLLFLLLVREPPRMAPTGPRAGIASGFVHVWRHRWAYAALFIPFGMTTGMTAAIAAWSVSFYVRDHGLDVTAASGLVGLTGLLAGPVGHLFGGWLNDDLGRRHIAGAQPLILAGVMLAAVLFASLFALAPSLVVAAVAYGLAYFSLCAAGPTAFGGVQLPTPADRRGVVSAIFLITYNALGFGLGPLIVGLIGDRIVKDPNQLGLSITLTLLMLIAIGLPFALLGRHAFARAVAEQEAMVSQMPR from the coding sequence ATGGCAAGCTCAGGATCGGTAGCGGACAAGCTCTTCAGCGCCGATATGGCGCCGGCCCAGACCGGAGGCTATGCTTGGTTCGTCGCTGGCATGTTGTCGATCGCCTATCTGCTGTCGATCCTCGACCGCTATCTGCTGAGCGTGCTGATGGAGGATGTGAAGCGCGGGCTGATGCTCAGCGATACCCAGTTGGGCATGCTTCAGGGACCAGCGTTCGTGATGATGTTCCTGATCGCCAGCGTTCCGTTCGGGCGGCTGGCCGATATCGCCAATCGCAAGCTGACGGTGACGGGCGGCCTTGTCTGCTGGAGCCTGGCGACGATAGGGTGTGGCCTTTCCCGCAGTTTCGCGGAATTGATGGCCGCCCGGTTGATGGTTGGCTTGGGCGAGGCGGCGCTGATTCCCTGCGCCATGTCGATGATCACGGCCTGTTTCTCGCGCGACAGGCTCAGCCGGGGTGTTTCGATCTTTTCGATGGGTGGGTCCTTTGGCCGAGCTGTGGCTTTCGGCGGCGGGGGTATGCTGCTGGCCTGGTTTGTCGCGAATGGAGGGTTGAGGGTCGCGGGTGTCCGCACGCTTGATCCGTGGAATTCGGTATTCATGACCGCAGGTTTGGCTGGCCTTGGCTTTTCGTTGCTGTTCCTGCTCTTGGTTCGAGAGCCGCCGCGCATGGCTCCGACAGGGCCGCGCGCGGGCATCGCCAGCGGGTTCGTCCATGTCTGGCGTCATCGCTGGGCCTATGCGGCGCTGTTCATCCCGTTTGGCATGACGACGGGGATGACCGCCGCGATCGCCGCTTGGTCGGTCAGCTTCTATGTCCGGGATCATGGACTGGATGTCACCGCTGCGAGCGGTCTTGTCGGCCTGACGGGCTTGCTGGCCGGACCTGTCGGCCATCTGTTCGGCGGTTGGCTGAATGATGACCTCGGCCGACGCCATATTGCCGGCGCCCAGCCGCTGATCCTGGCCGGAGTGATGCTGGCGGCGGTCCTGTTCGCCAGCCTGTTCGCGCTGGCTCCATCGCTGGTCGTCGCTGCTGTCGCTTATGGCTTGGCCTATTTCAGCCTTTGCGCCGCTGGCCCTACGGCCTTTGGCGGCGTGCAATTGCCGACGCCAGCCGACCGCCGGGGCGTCGTGTCGGCAATTTTCCTGATCACCTATAATGCGCTGGGCTTCGGCCTCGGTCCGCTCATCGTAGGCCTGATCGGCGACAGGATCGTGAAAGACCCGAACCAGTTGGGTCTGTCCATCACCCTCACGCTGCTGATGCTGATCGCGATCGGCCTGCCTTTCGCGCTGCTCGGCCGCCATGCCTTTGCTCGCGCCGTTGCCGAGCAGGAAGCAATGGTCTCACAAATGCCGCGATGA